The Coccidioides posadasii str. Silveira chromosome 5, complete sequence genome has a segment encoding these proteins:
- a CDS encoding uncharacterized protein (EggNog:ENOG410PG3N~COG:S~BUSCO:1414at33183): protein MGRLRVLSFISAGRRGSKNNPPSPPTPQSDSSISPVKSSSANGFQAASLPQEVPNPVSGNSPRATPQRPNRTNARPVSTVLQQQQQVVPSVDAENVPLPELEPIFSYLNSQSGKLYYEGYFFKLNDLDNEGSPCTERKWTEYFAQLVGTVLSLWEPAALDAAGSNGEAIPTFINVADASIKMIENLPTRTPDSRPLQNVLSISTAGKNRYLLHFNSLNALTQWTAAIRLTMFENTLLQESYTGALIAGKGKSLNNIKAILERTTFKYEDWVRVRFGPGTPWRRCWCVVSQADEKETQKHKKAQKKKSAYDRPQPPPKGNIKFYSSKKTKKLKPIATITDAFSAFAIYPQSRPLINQSTLVKVEGQITIHTQAETTAEGFVFVLPELHAAVSGFEIMLRWLFPVFDAFHLYGRPTRLLADTVSTRSLMFAMPTNKRNGYLDTLDVATLIHTDGSRHWSEREWRQQMKEATSRRMTSGNSSRVSSISGRRGPNRSSLQSQNGSSLRFEGTNGQPVARRLQNNHSSDALPLTQRHNNQGSTGAQYHSKTHTRAASDNTNNMYRNGPMHNSQYPYFDSTLPEEESHEGQLQPPNHGPVQVDGAADGYLSGGRSSSDSEIKGDHPNHQEISYDLKPSPLPVDLTNPPVFSHNIHDKPHIQPKMSPELKQAGSRISHGTLSQMVAMNQLQNIETPTTTGWDEKGQSISIEPPGIAQGHGASSPERTMYNGNAQFPRPVAADASSSHYSSPTSPIHSVRDGIPLNYPDDPVNANFSPNTPRQSPQMHLQIDTNRVANRNPVPTRQDGSESPSTKTISSLGSLRKAIDMDALNLLMTRERTPSPPPPPQRRFMPDVESTYDQGSTTTPDYASSHKSSVSGRSAKSVARPRMGRKRVVGTPEPTLDDVIIGDTRYVAGSNIPEPNPNIPLVDFGPTHTYSPGTGRPSTGGTLALLSTDKNSSEPNLGKSDKRSTWFGMENKPAKSPGHEERRRSFLWQPGMVDSSQHSPGAGLTPEQFVEQRASSGSRGASPVYNHYHHRDSSRHLSSRPVSGDWANQSKQQPMNQVNHQPPRPSSRGSTIMLNQPDLSPHLSAREQEHVARVTGSSFFNMDKEASKRASMLEFGSGLVSAIDAREREKQAMKEGYGGQMVQQAIMQRQYQGQFQPNPQPMQHPMQQPQLQFQPQPQPMLHSSASQYQLPMNQYSMGSHAASVYNLPTRSNAPSRYHRFSKSQDRLQFM, encoded by the exons ATGGGCCGCCTAAGAG TCCTCTCGTTCATATCGGCAGGCCGCAGAGGCTCAAAGAACAAccctccctctcctcctaCTCCTCAGTCCGATTCCTCCATCTCTCCAGTAAAGTCCTCATCTGCGAATGGATTCCAGGCCGCCTCCCTTCCTCAGGAGGTCCCGAACCCCGTTTCCGGGAATAGCCCCCGGGCAACACCCCAAAGACCAAACAGAACGAACGCACGCCCAGTTTCTACCGTGcttcagcagcagcagcaggtAGTCCCGTCCGTGGATGCGGAGAATGTGCCCCTACCGGAGCTGGAGCCTATCTTTTCATACTTGAATAGTCAGTCGGGAAAGCTATACTATGAAGGTTATTTCTTCAAGTTGAACGACCTAGACAACG AGGGCTCCCCCTGCACAGAGAGGAAGTGGACTGAATACTTTGCTCAGCTCGTCGGGAccgttctctctctctggGAACCCGCCGCTCTGGATGCTGCCGGATCAAACGGAGAGGCCATCcccaccttcatcaatgttgCCGATGCCTCAATCAAAATG ATCGAGAATCTTCCCACCCGGACCCCGGACAGCAGACCGCTGCAGAATGTCTTGAGCATCTCCACCGCAGGGAAGAACCGATACCTGCTACATTTCAATTCTCTAAACGCCCTTACCCAATGGACAGCAGCTATCCGGCTTACCATGTTTGAGAATACCCTGCTTCAGGAATCGTACACCGGAGCTCTCATCGCCGGGAAAGGAAAGTCACTAAACAACATCAAAGCAATCCTCGAAAGGACAACTTTCAAGTACGAGGACTGGGTTCGAGTACGATTTGGCCCAGGCACTCCATGGCGACGATGTTGGTGCGTCGTGTCTCAGGCCGACGAAAAAGAAACTCAAAAGCACAAGAAGgctcagaaaaagaagtccGCATATGACCGCCCACAGCCTCCGCCGAAGGGGAATATCAAATTTTACTCTTCAAAAAAGACTAAAAAGTTGAAGCCAATCGCAACGATAACCGACGCCTTCTCCGCGTTTGCCATCTACCCGCAATCACGTCCGCTGATCAACCAGTCAACGTTGGTCAAGGTCGAAGGCCAGATTACCATCCATACACAGGCGGAAACGACCGCTGAAGGCTTCGTGTTTGTCTTGCCGGAACTACATGCTGCCGTTTCGGGATTCGAGATCATGCTTCGATGGCTCTTCCCCGTCTTCGACGCCTTCCATCTCTATGGCAGACCTACCCGTCTGCTAGCTGACACCGTTAGCACGCGAAGCTTGATGTTTGCAATGCCGACGAATAAACGGAACGGATACTTGGACACTCTGGACGTGGCCACACTCATCCATACAGACGGCAGCCGCCACTGGAGCGAGCGAGAATGGAGACAGCAGATGAAGGAAGCCACATCTCGACGGATGACTTCGGGCAATAGTAGTCGTGTCAGCAGCATCTCAGGCAGACGTGGGCCCAACAGGTCCAGTCTTCAATCGCAGAACGGATCATCCCTGAGATTTGAGGGCACCAATGGGCAGCCGGTCGCGCGGCGTCTGCAGAACAATCATTCCAGCGATGCGCTGCCTTTGACTCAGAGGCACAATAACCAGGGGTCCACAGGGGCTCAGTATCACTCCAAAACCCATACTCGGGCAGCGTCAGACAACACGAACAATATGTATCGCAATGGTCCCATGCACAACTCACAGTACCCCTATTTTGATTCTACTTTGCCGGAAGAAGAATCTCACGAAGGACAACTCCAGCCACCAAACCATGGGCCTGTTCAAGTTGACGGAGCTGCCGATGGATACCTATCGGGAGGCCGAAGCAGCTCTGACAGCGAAATCAAGGGTGACCACCCTAACCACCAGGAAATTAGCTACGACCTCAAGCCAAGCCCTCTCCCGGTTGATCTGACAAACCCGCCTGTGTTCTCGCACAATATACATGATAAACCCCACATCCAGCCGAAGATGTCCCCCGAGttgaagcaagctggaaGTCGCATCTCGCATGGAACGCTCTCTCAGATGGTCGCTATGAATCAGCTACAGAATATCGAGACACCGACCACGACGGGATGGGATGAAAAAGGACAGAGCATATCGATTGAGCCACCTGGTATAGCCCAAGGCCATGGAGCCTCTAGCCCCGAGAGGACGATGTATAACGGTAATGCCCAGTTCCCAAGACCAGTCGCAGCTGATGCTTCAAGCTCGCACTATTCATCACCAACAAGCCCTATACATTCGGTTCGGGATGGAATCCCGCTGAATTATCCTGATGATCCAGTGAATGCTAATTTCTCACCTAATACTCCTCGACAGTCTCCGCAGATGCACCTTCAGATCGATACGAATCGAGTGGCCAATCGAAACCCGGTTCCTACCAGGCAAGATGGCTCCGAAAGCCCCAGCACAAAGACAATTTCCAGCCTAGGAAGCCTTCGCAAAGCCATCGATATGGATGCTTTAAATCTGCTTATGACCCGCGAGAGGACCCCATCTCCGCCGCCTCCGCCCCAAAGGAGGTTCATGCCAGATGTTGAGAGCACGTATGATCAAGGTTCAACAACCACTCCAGACTACGCCAGCTCACACAAATCATCGGTATCCGGTCGGTCAGCAAAATCAGTGGCGAGACCGAGAATGGGTAGGAAGCGGGTCGTTGGAACGCCGGAGCCCACTCTAGATGATGTGATTATTGGCGATACTCGCTACGTTGCAGGATCTAATATTCCCGAGCCGAATCCAAATATACCACTGGTTGATTTTGGCCCAACTCACACCTACAGTCCCGGAACTGGAAGACCAAGCACAGGGGGCACGTTGGCGCTGTTAAGCACCGACAAGAATTCATCGGAGCCAAATTTGGGGAAGAGCGACAAGCGCTCGACCTGGTTCGGCATGGAGAATAAGCCGGCTAAATCGCCTGGACATGAAGAGAGAAGGCGCAGTTTTCTCTGGCAACCTGGCATGGTGGACAGTAGTCAGCACAGCCCCGGCGCCGGATTGACACCTGAACAGTTCGTGGAACAACGTGCATCTAGCGGAAGCAGAGGTGCTTCTCCAGTCTATAACCACTACCACCACCGTGATTCGTCGCGCCATTTGTCGTCTCGTCCCGTTTCAGGCGATTGGGCAAATCAATCCAAACAGCAACCAATGAACCAAGTGAACCATCAGCCACCGAGACCGAGTTCTCGAGGCTCAACCATCATGCTGAATCAGCCAGATTTATCCCCTCATCTTTCAGCTCGAGAACAAGAACATGTTGCTCGCGTCACCGGCTCTTCGTTTTTCAATATGGATAAAGAGGCTAGCAAACGAGCGTCGATGCTTGAGTTTGGCTCGGGGCTTGTGAGTGCGATAGACGCCCGCGAGCGCGAGAAGCAAGCGATGAAGGAAGGCTATGGTGGACAGATGGTGCAGCAAGCTATCATGCAACGACAGTATCAGGGGCAGTTCCAGCCAAATCCCCAGCCAATGCAACATCCAATGCAACAGCCACAGCTGCAATTTCAGCCGCAACCGCAGCCAATGCTACACTCTTCCGCATCGCAGTATCAGCTGCCGATGAATCAATATTCCATGGGATCCCATGCCGCAAGTGTCTACAACTTGCCCACCCGTTCTAATGCACCCTCGCGATATCATCGATTTTCAAAATCCCAGGACCGTCTACAGTTTATGTAA
- the PZF1 gene encoding Strongly-conserved Zn-finger binding protein (TFIIIA) (EggNog:ENOG410PIPG~COG:K~BUSCO:4446at33183) gives MVQKRKATTEFRRQSKRLQASGPDDANSSDHASDSESVASYCLSDNSYGHRSQSKTPITPFSPTGSSKYPSDLKTHVCPYDNCDKAFNRPARLAEHIRSHTNERIFHCEYDGCNKSFLRASHLNHHVKSAHTMVRDYVCDKEGCGKTFVTGSRLRRHLAAHEGRDKYRCVEYPPCNETFRKHTTLQKHVMMVHLNQKPFPCPHIDPATGEKCQQGFDTAGHLRAHEGRIHGGARFTCTECSNSTGSTNNGDSPARVEATFHTYALLQAHLRSAHPPTCPECSLTCSSSRELRRHLEIAHGNVSLDERRTHPCSYPGCGRSFTKKGNLNVHIKTVHEGEKRFICGETDLSTSKKVDGWMSQDGCGKRYGSKLALEEHVRTAHLGLKNAKAARREQLGLTSQAKDKTLTLSKLAMLTGEGYAEESGRHIPCLIEQCQHLFRRDYDLWVHMGSKHRLEENDIQILFMRRAMHGGDHSFDLDLDALQLGFPAPQESGAATSQACREQQNLMIGEDFLMPDANGNEEDQSSPGMECSGQKMMAGYDGDDGLEAIDPLLTLTTTGQ, from the exons ATGGTACAGAAACGCAAAGCTACGACTGAGTTTCGGCGGCAGTCTAAAAGACTGCAAGCATCAGGGCCGGACG ACGCAAACTCTTCCGACCATGCGTCCGATTCAGAATCGGTTGCCTCTTACTGCCTAAGCGATAACAGCTATGGACATCGAAGCCAGTCGAAGACTCCCATTACGCCTTTCTCGCCGACGGGATCGTCAAAGTACCCTTCGGACCTCAAAACGCACGTCTGCCCGTATGACAACTGCGACAAGGCGTTCAACCGGCCGGCCCGGTTGGCAGAGCACATACGGTCGCATACAAACGAGCGGATATTCCACTGCGAGTACGATGGCTGCAACAAGTCCTTTCTCCGAGCTTCGCACCTTAATCACCATGTCAAGAGTGCACACACCATGGTTCGAGACTACGTATGTGACAAAGAAGGGTGTGGGAAGACATTCGTGACGGGATCCCGATTACGAAGACACCTAGCGGCCCACGAAGGACGGGACAAATATCGCTGTGTGGAGTATCCGCCGTGCAACGAGACATTCAGAAAGCACACTACGCTTCAGAAACATGTGATGATGGTTCATCTAAACCAGAAACCTTTTCCCTGCCCGCATATCGATCCTGCCACCGGGGAAAAGTGCCAGCAGGGCTTCGACACCGCGGGTCATCTCCGAGCGCATGAGGGCAGGATCCACGGCGGTGCGCGGTTTACCTGCACGGAGTGTTCAAACTCCACCGGTTCTACAAACAATGGGGACTCGCCTGCACGAGTCGAAGCAACGTTCCACACGTACGCCCTGCTGCAGGCTCATTTGAGATCGGCTCATCCGCCAACGTGTCCGGAATGTTCACTTACCTGCTCCTCTTCGAGGGAATTGCGTCGCCATCTGGAGATAGCGCACGGGAACGTCTCGCTGGACGAGAGGCGCACCCATCCGTGTAGTTATCCGGGTTGCGGGCGCAGTTTCACCAAGAAAGGAAACTTGAACGTCCACATAAAGACGGTTCATGAAGGCGAGAAGCGGTTTATCTGCGGCGAGACGGACCTGTCGACCTCCAAGAAAGTAGACGGCTGGATGAGCCAGGACGGCTGCGGGAAGCGATACGGCAGCAAGCTCGCGCTCGAAGAGCACGTTCGGACGGCGCATCTGGGGCTGAAGAACGCCAAGGCGGCGCGGCGGGAGCAGCTGGGCCTGACGTCACAGGCGAAGGACAAGACCCTGACGCTGTCGAAGCTGGCGATGCTGACCGGCGAAGGCTACGCCGAAGAATCGGGCCGGCACATCCCGTGCCTGATCGAGCAGTGCCAGCATCTCTTCCGGCGTGACTACGACCTCTGGGTGCACATGGGGTCGAAGCACAGGCTCGAGGAGAACGACATCCAGATCCTGTTCATGCGGCGGGCCATGCACGGCGGCGATCATAGCTTTGATCTTGACCTTGATGCTCTGCAGCTTGGTTTTCCGGCGCCACAGGAGTCTGGGGCGGCGACGAGCCAAGCTTGCCGAGAACAACAGAACCTCATGATCGGCGAGGATTTCTTGATGCCGGATGCGAACGGGAATGAGGAGGACCAGTCGTCTCCCGGGATGGAATGTAGCGGTCAAAAGATGATGGCGGGTTACGATGGGGATGATGGCTTGGAGGCTATTGACCCTCTGCTGACGCTGACCACGACGGGGCAGTAG
- the RPB6 gene encoding DNA-directed RNA polymerases I II and III subunit RPABC2 (BUSCO:445954at4751~EggNog:ENOG410PQRP~COG:K~BUSCO:15246at33183), with translation MSDYGGDHEDRDETGFDYEPPEYDYIDNEPEDYVSPEQEAEEGAYAVLNGDGQPVTPGANGDSAAAATGDASAAASKSKVMLQQREKKVPNDQRTTTPYMTKYERARVLGTRALQISMNAPILVDLEGETDPLQIALKELNQKKIPLIVRRYLPDGWYEDWTCEELL, from the exons ATGTCCGACTACGGTGGCGACCACGAGGACCGTGACGAGACCGG CTTCGATTACGAACCTCCGGAATACGACTATATCGACAACGAGCCGGAAGATTACGTTAGCCCCGAACAAGAGGCGGAGGAGGGTGCCTATGCGGTCCTTAACGGTGATGGGCAACCCGTGACACCTGGCGCGAATGGAGATAGCGCCGCGGCGGCGACCGGCGATGCTAGTGCCGCCGCCTCAAAAAGCAAGGTCATGCTTCAGCAGCGGGAGAAGAAGGTGCCAAACGACCAGAGGACCACGACGCCTTATATGACAAAGTATGAGCGTGCGCGTGTGCTGGGAACTCGGGCCCTACAGATCAG CATGAACGCACCCATCCTGGTCGATCTAGAGGGGGAGACCGATCCTTTACAGATCGCATTGAAGGAGCTCAACCAGAAAAAGATCCCGCTTATCGTGAGGAGATACCTCCCCGACGGATG GTATGAGGATTGGACATGCGAAGAACTCCTTTAG